The Drosophila innubila isolate TH190305 chromosome 2L unlocalized genomic scaffold, UK_Dinn_1.0 4_B_2L, whole genome shotgun sequence genome segment CCTCACGTCGCCTCACCTTAGACTCACCTGTCGTTTGGCTGGTTATCTTGAAGCGTTTCTCCAAGGTGGTTAGCGTAACCATAAAGTACATGTAGGACATTGCCTGGATGGTGCCCAGAAGACCATAGACGGCAATAAAGGACTTGGTTGTGGCATATTTCTGTAGCCAAGGTGGATGCCAATTGGCCAAACCACATAAATATTGGCCTGGTGGCGGATTCTTAGCTCTTAACTCCGCCATTTTCAATTGAggttctgtttctgtttcggtttgaAATTTGTCTAGATAGTTTGTATTTTCAGTGTCTGCACTTGAGCATGTTGCGATAAGATTAACCGAAAAGAGAATTTATAACTGTgctgcaaaataatagaattattACAATATGTGGCATCTGATTGCATCATGAGCTTGGACACGAACCCTATCGATATATTTGTTTCACACTCCCGAAAAAGTCGCCTAACGATGACTATTCTTAACTTAAATGggacataaaaaattttgaatggtTTGATATTACGAGTAATATTCCTGATTAAAATAGGCAACTGCTTAGAATCAAATAAGAGCTAGTCAGTGTGATTAGATAAGTCCTCAGCGTTGGCCATTTATTGGGACCCCATAAACTGATCTGAAAAGTGTGCTTATTGTATTTGCTTAACTCAAAACCGTCAACTAATGCTGAGAGTTCGATCTCTCGATATTAAAACGGGTAATTTTGAGAGAAAATCTACATATGAAGGCAGCACGATCGACGATCAACTTAGCATTTATAGAGACTGTCTGGTAACAATACCTAATCTTATCAGCAATTCTTCGCCAGGTTTTCTTTAATCGAGTTCACAACGTTTTGGACGGGTTAAACTACTCAATAAACCGACTATATAATATCCTATAATCAATTGTTATAGTATGAGCTACTTGCTTATAGTAGGTTCTACCTATTGCCTGTTCTTAATATGCCCCACAAGTCCTTAAGTAGAgagtatacaaataatatttcttgGAACAGACTTACTAAATGACTAGCAAATTGGTtgctaacaataacaaagattAACTTGACCGTTTCAGCAATAAAGTTATATCAACAAATATAAGTTTCCATTGCTTTGctaagaaaaaaatggaatttattaAACGACCTAGTATAACTTTTATTGCACAATTTCATTAAACTCtactaatatattttaaattttgctacGTGGTTCTGCCTTGTTATATTTCTGATCAATGtgaaaatacattaattattGATTTCCCATCACTGTCTACTATTTCCCTACCCTTTCCGCTAGACCATgcaaactttatataaaacttcaaatcttcataactttgtcaaatcttaaccgattttcttgcggaatgtcatttttatattgtctaacctctattttaattctgcattaaaattggaaaatataatatttatgccttcactatcaattttctCCATGGATATGGTcactgtccactttctccatactttcccttagacactatttccgaaattcaaaccttcataactttgtcaaatcttaaccgattttcttgcggaatgtcagttttatattgttttggcttctattttaattctgcataaaaattggaaaatataatatttttgccttcactatcaattttcctcatactttcccttagacactatttccgaaattcaaacctccataactttgtcaaatcttaaccgatttccatccGGAATGTctattttatgttgttttgaCGTCTTTttactgcatcaaaattggaaaatataatattttgccttcactatcaatttttccatggatatggttactgtccactttctccattttttccttagacactatttccgaaattcaaacttcataactttgtcaaatcttaactgattttcttgcggaatgtcagttttatattgtcttggcctctattttaattctgcatcaaaattggaaaatataatatttttgccttcactatcaattttttcatggatatggttactgtccactttctccattttccttagacactatttcgaaattcaaacctccataactttgtcaaatcttaactgattttcttgcggaatgtcagttttatattgtcttggcctctattttaattctgcatcaaaattggaaaatataatattttgccttcactatcaattttttcatggatatggttactgtccactttctccatttttccttagacactatttccgaaattcaaaccttcataactttgtcaaatcttaaccgattttctatCCAATGTCAGTTTATATTGTttgacctctattttaattctgcatcaaaattggaaatataatatttttgccttcactataattttttcatggatatggttactgtccactttctccattttttccttagacactatttccgaaGTTAAAAccccataactttgtcaaatcttaaccgatttccatccGGCATGTctattttatgttgttttgaCGTCTATTttgatactgcatcaaaattgggaaatataatatttttgacttcactataaattttttccatggatatggttactgtccactttctccatactttcctttagacactatttccgaaattcaaaccttcataactttgtcaaatcttaactgattttctttcggaatgtcagttttatCTTTTACtgacctctaatttgattctgcattaaatttggaaaataaaattttttccttCACAGTCCATTTCTCCCATTATCTAAGTAATAATAAgttatttctattaaattttgtgttctttaaatattgtgCAATATATTAGGACTGGAATTTGAATAGTTTGATCGAGATATCTgcagaatataaattttaataaaataaatacatatacaatttataagcCTAGATTAAATATAAGCTTTTCTCTGTAGATACTTTATGGGAACTAAAACGTCTTCTTCAATTCTTCAGTAAAAAGTGACAAAATCGGAATGCACTTAGCAAGAGTCAAACCTTtagaaattgctttaattCGTTTTAACTACtgagaatatttatttaataggcCACTTCACCTTCTGACAAGTAGGTAAAACTTAAACCGACACactttgttgttcttttttttttttcaataatattatttacattttatcacAAGGCAagcaaataatgattaatctTATCGGCACTTGAAAACACTTTATGTATAAATCAATTTGGCTCAGCTCCTTTTTTAACTGACAATTGTGGTATCAGGAATCGAATAACGTGAGCGTAGAGAACGATGTACGGCGAAATTAGAACCGTGCAGCCGGGTGGCGCGTATCAAACTGTCGTCTCAAAACTTTCGAAAAATGAATTGGCTAGGTgatatagttgttgttgttgtagttgttacaAGCGTTGCGATAATTGTGGCTCGATAATACGCtattatcattatcagcaAATAAGCGCTGTAAATACTGTGAGCGATTGAAGGCCAATTGAAGAATTGAGTTACTCATACGACCCGTAGTACTCAATGGCCCACgtgcaaatcaaatcaaatcaaataacgagcaaatatattcatatttatgttCATATTCGTTATTCGCAGATGAAGAGtgcaacaataaacaacaataacaatagcaataacaaatgCGACAATGACACTATTACTATTAATATCCCTCCCTTTCCCGCTTCTTCTTTCCAGTTGTCCTCCCTCTCTTGTGGCTCGGTATCATGATTAGATTTGTAAGCAAGTGAATTATCTGAATGTGCAACGTTTGTTCGCTTTGCGAGGGCTGACACTGAAGTTCACCCGACACTCAGACTTAGCGTTCGGCATAGCCCTTCACATACAGCTCGGGCTCATTGGCTGAGGAGAATCTCTTGTTTCGTCCAATACTCAAGAGCATGCTCGTACCTATAGCTAGTATTAAAAGCAGTATAAAAGCCGAGAAAATTCCCTGGGTGAGTCCGGGTGTTAGAAACTGTTCGCAAAGCCAACATTCCTTTGGTACATAGTCCGGATCCAATGCTGAATAGTATTCtgcatgaaaaaaaaatagtaagtTTAGTTATAATCATAtgtttttcaatgctagtgaaatgaaatttcattagcactactTCTTTATGAATGCCAATGAAAtggcaatttcattaaataaatagtatgtATATCATGTATATAGATGTACTCACTGTTAAAGACCACATCCATGTGGAACATGTACAAGCTGAGACGTGCTCCAAGTTCCGAATATGTAGTAAAGCATCGACAGCATAAACTGAACTTTGGCTATAGAATAGCAAGTCTCTGGGAATAAATGTCACATTGCCGATGAAGACAATGCGAGAGATGCGCCAGTTGCCCATTGTGGGCAGTACCTCTATATAGAGGGGACCCATCGAGGTGCTAATTGTCAGCACGAATCCATTGCGTATATTAGTATCGTCCACGAAATTCAGTCGCAAAGGGCCTCGTCGACTATGATGACTTCGAGCGTTTATAGTTGACGATTAAGCCTCTTTTTACCTCCTCGGCCAAAACAATCTTCCCAATTGAAATGAGGCCCGTTGTGTGGCGTAATACGGTTGGAAGAGCAGCAGGATTATTGGGAGCCTCTCTAGCCAATTGCCGTCGACTGCCTTTGAGGTAGAAGCGATCATGACGGCGTTTCATGGCCCAAATCTCCTCCGAGTGAGCAGTGTAGATTTGCAAGAGCGGACATAATGCCAAATTGTTGGAAACAGCTTTCATTAGGTGGTCTGCAAAGAtagaatttaattgttattgttagaCTTGATTCCTTTTACATATTCGACTtcaatacattattttttaaataggaaattaaattagacgaaaaaaaacaacttgcaTACCATTCATATTTATGCagttcatttttattcaaaacatttttgaacgATAGTTTTGGTTTGTAGACTCACTCACCATGATCCTTTAAATCGCGATCGGTGAAATTGTAGGCGTGTATTTTATTCCTTTGACAGGGGAGCTGCAGCAATGTTTCCCTCTCCTCCCAGATCACAGATCCCTCCGACATCCTTTGCAATGCCAGTAACGGTCGATGCACCTGGCTGTAGAAATTAAATGGCTTCACCTGACgcaaaaattcaaagcaaTTTGGTTCCAGGCAACTAAAATCCTTGGCAGTTAACTAAAAAGAAGAATCCTTAATGGTAGGCAATGTTGGGAAaacttgcaactgccactTACCTCGCTCGCAAAATAGACAATAATCATATGCTCTCTTGCAACGGCCGCAACATATCGAAGAGCATTTTGGTgtttacaaattcaaaaaatactCGGAGGTTTGGGTCTGCGTGTTGCatgtaacaataacaatagcgaATTAATGGGGCAAGACTTACAAATCAACGCCCCAAATGAAAGGGAGGTGTAATGGGCAGCTCTGCTCCAACCAGAGTTGtcataattacaaaaaacttGATTATATCCATGCTGAAAAACCCAAGAGAAAAGTTACTggcttgaatttaaaatagacACATTTCTGGTTAATAACAAGGCTTgctttatgaaaatatttgtattgaaaCCAATACTGGAAAacaccaaaatttttgtaaaggttcggttcaatggttcgagccatagagcaagatTTGGGTTCGGTTCACAAACCGGTTTATATACCTCctaaacccaaggtttgggttcgaaccttgtttttttttggatataatattacttgattttaaaaccgaagtaaattaaaaaaaaagaaattataattttaaaggttcggttcataATCCGGTTCGGATTGCTCAAAGCCCGAATCGAACCGTTCAACCGGCTTAGTCTTGATTCAAActgatataaatttttaatgatttaatgaaatttgacaTCGTCGGTCGAAAACCGATGATCACCAATGAAAATAGAACACGTCCCATTTCATCGGCACAATTTAGAGTCGGTGAAAAAGTGTCGGTGAAAAAGTGTCGGTTAAAAAGTGCCCGTCTGAACTGGgcattaatatattatttagattttattagatttttttttttcaaatatacacAATTCTTACCATGAAGAATGATGGTTgtattttgacaattttttatgaataagatgttaaaattatttttttaatcggacctgttccggttttcacttttgcCAAGAATTATCGGAAGTAAGTCTTTAACCTGTtctatgttaaatttaatttgaaaatattttgagtatAGAATTCCACTTGTCGTTGTGAATTTAAGTCTGATaatgtgaaaaaatatattttttaggtaCTTAGCATAAATGCAATGTcagaaaatacatttgaataaATCCTATAAAAGTGGAAGTGAAAACTGAACAGGCCTGTATATTCTATTTTCCATAAAGAGTTTAATTTGCTTGTTAAACGAACCCTTGAAAAAGTAAATGCATGGCAGTAAGCATTTTGTCATGCTTTAATTGAAACCAAGCCTTGTGTTGCTGTTAGCAACAAATCGAGTGGTTACAACATGTGCTGTGCTTGCGGCTGTCAACATTAGAGATGACAGTCGCATGAGCTGCTCTGCAGATTAGCTGCTTGGGTACATGCTGCTGGGCTTGGTCACATGTTGCCGTGCGTAAGTGAGCAATAAGTTTGAATTCAGGCAGCAATAAAAAaggaatgaaatgaaataaaaatagcgATAAGATAAATACGAATGCTTATCAAAAGGCAAGGTGCGCTCACCTAGCGGTATTCTCTCACCTGTGCTCAGTCCACAAACGACAATCGCTTCGAATAGTCGCGCGAATATgtaacttaataaattataacgattaaaaaataaattaaactattcaCAGAGTGGAAATTACGAACAAAACATCGAATTTCGAATAAGCAATTAGAAAATGGCGCAGAATACGCGAAATTCGGACTTGTCGCAGATAGCGGTGAATGCCAACAACATTCCGGACGGTTTGTGTTAACTTGGCCCACAGTTGAAAGCCGTCTAATCTTAAATTTCCTGTGTTTCTCCCCGCAGACAGCGTCGATTGTGGCATCATCGGACTGGGCTGGTGTCGTGGCCCCGCCTGCCAAAAATACGCCCGTCTCCGGACCCTGATTATAGTCCTCCTCAGTTCCGGTTTACTTCAGGGAGCTTGCGAATTGTACTTCCGGATCTCGGCCAAACAGGCCGCCTTCCAGTACGGCTACAATCCTCTCCTAGTGGGTGAGTAATCCACAACTTAtcgcaaaaataaatgtacaacaaatgtagaaaaacaacaaataactttTACATTGGTAGGTGTTTGCCTCAATGGTCGAATGGGGCTGAGGTCTTTTCAGATAGAGAACTTTATCAGTTTTGCGATATGGTTTATGAttttcagtgtgtgtgtgtgtgtgactgagTGTGTCACCAGAtgtttaagtgtgtgtgcattcGTAGTAgtttatagaattttaaaatgtgtaatCATAACAACATTTGGCCAAGTTGTAGCACATATTCATCAAAGTTGTCAAAACGTTTAGAATTACGATTACTCAGAATTGTCATaggtatagtatatatatgtatatctctGCCTGATTAGTAATAATggttaaaaagaaaactccATTAGCTACATTAGTTTTGTTAAGTTAAAAGTTacaagaaaaggaaaaaaaaacaaattgaattcaattaactTAACAACTACATATAGGTAAAacataatttgatttcatttttgtttatttcaacaaatatatttgttttcaaatttatatttataaaatttaaagcattttttacaacgtattgattttttaaactattccCTGGCGAATATGGAATTTTAAGTAaagtttgtaaataattaagttctttgtttgtcaggttttttttaaattcaaatcgcTGTTTTGATTGTTCAGATTATCTATTTAAACTTGCTGtctttttttcaatactttaaTTCGCTTTTTGggttttaagttaatttaatttaatagaaaattataagaaaacgTGGCAATTAAAAGGTTTCCTTTAATCTATGTCTATAGTGGCTACATATTTCCAATCTCATTTATCCTTTATGCATAGATGACATACGAATAATTGtgttttgtattcaatttgtAGATTGGCTCTTGGTCAGCAGTGGACTCTTCCAGGCTGTGTTCGCCTTGGGCTTTGCCTACTGGGCCGATGTCTATCACCCGATCAAGTGGCTCGTGGGCACCCTAATGCTCCAGTCGGTGGCCTGTGTCATCGCCGTAATCCCTCCATAATGAACTTGTGAGTAGGAGCTGCTTTCTCTGTCTCAGTTGAATAATGGGTATCTGTTTGTTGTCAGTGCCGATGGTGCCAAGTCCGAGGATGCCTTGGTGGATGCCAACTTGTGTGCCACATCGCTGGCACAGTTCCAAAGCTGACGCTGACGGAGGCACAGAGCAGCACCTTGACACTGGCCATGTTGTTTGTGCTCCAGCTGGCACTGGGCATGGGATCCTGGCCTACTACACCCTGGGAGTCAGCTACATTGATGACAACTCCTTGTCGCAGGACAGTCCGGCTGTGATCGGCGTCATCCTGGCGGCACGGGCAATGGACAGCAGGTGGGCTCGTTTCTGGTGCTGGGCGTGATTGACCAATGTGGGCTGGTGGCTCGGCTGGATTATATTGGCGCCGTTGATCTTGTGGGCGCTGTGCTCCTGGGACTCTTCCCCAAGCGTCTGCCCAAGACGGTCATACACCAGGCTGCTCAGCGGATTATGGAGCAGACGAATCTGCGCGGATTTGGCAGCCAGTTCTCCACCTACCTGGATGACACGGACTTCTGGCCATCTCTGAAGCGACTGTTCTCGAATCGACTGCTCATGCTGAATCTGCTGAGCATTATGTTCCTGCAAAGCGTGTCCTCAACTTCGATCTGCAGGAGGAGAACTATCTGCAGAGTCGCTTCTTTCTGCCGTACAATGAGCAGGACGGTCTCACCCAGGAGTGGCGATCCGCCTTTGTGGCCTACTTCCTGAAGCCTCCAGTCATGGCTGTGGGCATGCTCGTCGCCGGTCTGGTCATATCCAAGGCACAGCTCTCGGCCCGCACCATAGCGGGGATCAACATAAGTCTGGGCCTCAAACTGGTCCTTATCTTTGTGGCTACGTCTTCATACAGTGCGATGTGGGCGCCATTGCCGGAGTTGTGGGTGGCAGTTGACCCAGCCCTACTGCGCCAGTCAATGCCTCTGCACTCCGACCGCCTTCATGCCCGTCTGCCGGAGAACAGCTCCGTCACCTACTTCTCGCCCTGCTACGCCGGCTGCACCCGCAAAGCCTCCATCAACAGCTTCGAGCTGTACGAGGGATGCAGCTGCCTGGGAGATCAGACAGCCAACAATGCGGGCACTTCCGAGCCACTCCTGGTGCCTGCAGTGCCGAGTTGCCAGAACAAGATCATCATCTTCCAGGTGCTCAGCATCTCCGCCGCCTTCCTGCTCGGCATCAGCGTCATCGGCAAGACCTCATCACCCTCCGTTCCGTCCTGCCCCAGGACAAGACTCTCGCCCTCGCCTTCGAGCTGATGATCGTCGGACTTTTCGCCTATGTTCCCGCACATCTCAGCTACGATCTGGTCACACGTAAGTCCTCCTTAGTCACTTTGATAAAGCATCAACTATAAACTCCTCCTTGTCAACTTATGAATGGGAAAACCTAAATTGTTCTATTTGTGGACATCTATGGAAACGTATTACGAAAATGGCCTAGACTAATTGTAGTTTGCCCTCCATAGTGACATTATTAAAACGAATTTTACTTTCAACGATATTTAGCATTAATGCAAAAGAACAATTTGCTGTATTATTCAATCGCTATCCAATTTGTACAAGACAAAGTGCTGAGAGGAGAGAGCTgcacacatccacacacacttGTGACCAATCAGAGCAGCGCTTGTTCTCGGCAGCACTCTTAGCTTCCACAAGATCCACAGACGCTTGATAGCACGCATGCATGCATGCAAGCTCTTTCCAATAAAAGCTTTGTGCACTCCGCGAGAATCAAATCTTTTACAGCTGCTCTCCTGAGCTTAATGCTCGTACACACCAGAGAACGGctttgtgcttttgttttgccatACGGCTCAAACGATCAAACTTGCATGCGCACATGTGTTCACCGTTGATTTAAAAGCACTCAAATGTGCCAAATTTTTTGCTCTGAGCTAATTCATGCTTTGTTCATTTGTCTTAACAATGATTGTGCTAAAAAAAGCTCAATAGGCACAATCAACTCGTATGAGTTTGTGCATATCCGAAGTCAGCagcgctgcctctgcctctgtctctgcctctgccctGCTGCTGACTGTGAAGAAGGAAGAAGgtgaaacagaaacaaaatgaaatcagTGCAGCgagatttgttttaatttgatgGGTAAAgcatgtttaatttataaaattctctTGTTTTTCGCAAATTGCCAAAATAATCCCAAACTTGTTCTCTAttgtaaatgaaatgtaatttttttttaaagataacaACTTTTATGTAAGTGTTTTGAATTCAAATCTAGGATTTCAGTTATAAATAGGGATTGTCCTTAGGTTTTCCTTCATGTTAACATAGCTGATATGATATAGTTtaattctttataaatttctaTGGTTGTTTTCACATGTTTACTAATAATGATTATGTATTCCATAactaataatgataatgtgtACTATTCTGGACAGGCACGACCTGCGTCTACTGGGCGCCAAACTACGAGCGATGTCTGCTGCGGGAGACGCCCAAGCACGGCAACATCCTAGACATTCTGACCGCCAGTCTAATACTGGTTGCCGTTCTTTGACGTGCTGGTCTTCATCTATGCCAAGGGTCTCAATCTCTACAACTGCAAGGTCACCGACAATGACCACACCCTCGCTGTATGCCCCCGTGCCACACGAGGATTCAGTGTCTGCTGCCTCGACACTGCCACGAGGAGGCAGTCCGGTTACGGCAACCACGGCAACTTCGGGTTCGCCGATGCATCGTCGGATGCACCACAGGCGCGAGCTGCGACCCGGACAGCCGTGTTCCGGCATCCCAGCTCCTCTACCGACTCCTCGGGAGCCCAGAGTATTGTGGAGCCAGATAGCGTAGGTCACCTATGCCCAGGTCGTCTTTCCGCCCGACAAGCGTAAGCGCGACGACAGCACAAGTCCGAAGCGCCTGGCGGTACCTGCAATGTCCCACTGCATCATCTGTCCGAGTCGGATGCGTGTGGCTGGGCACCCTTAAGTCCTTTAATCCTGCCAAGCCCTTGACGGAGGAGCTACAACACACCACCCAGCAGGAGGAGGTCCGATGTGGCAGGAAATTTCAGTGTAGTTTCTCCACTTCCTGTCACAAGTCAACAGGAAGATCTACATCTTAGACCCCAAAGTCCTGAAACAGATTTTAAGGATAAGCACAAATGTATTTTACTTTCCTTTTTGATATATGTAGACATTAGTTCGTATACTTCAGCGTTTTGTATTCTTAACAATtacatttgattatttatagCATTAATACTGTATCCATACATTTCATGTCATTACAAGTGCTGGACAAAGAGATATCCTGTAATTGGATATCCTAATGAGTTAACACTAAAATACAGAATAGTTATAATCATACAAACATAAACTAAACGAAAACagtaaataaacacaaacttacaaataaatacaaatatgttgTTCCTTATTTCGTCTTTTGGGTGTTACGATTGGCTGCCTttattcgatttattttttgcctgATATNNNNNNNNNNNNNNNNNNNNNNNNNNNNNNNNNNNNNNNNNNNNNNNNNNNNNNNNNNNNNNNNNNNNNNNNNNNNNNNNNNNNNNNNNNNNNNNNNNNNATACTttccttagacactatttccgaaattcaaaccttcataactttgtcaattctta includes the following:
- the LOC117779538 gene encoding solute carrier organic anion transporter family member 1A1-like, which produces MPWWMPTCVPHRWHSSKADADGGTEQHLDTGHVVCAPAGTGHGILAYYTLGSGCDRRHPGGTGNGQQVGSFLVLGVIDQCGLVARLDYIGAVDLVGAVLLGLFPKRLPKTVIHQAAQRIMEQTNLRGFGSQFSTYLDDTDFWPSLKRLFSNRLLMLNLLSIMFLQSDGLTQEWRSAFVAYFLKPPVMAVGMLVAGLVISKAQLSARTIAGINISLGLKLVLIFVATSSYSAMWAPLPELWVAVDPALLRQSMPLHSDRLHARLPENSSVTYFSPCYAGCTRKASINSFELYEGCSCLGDQTANNAGTSEPLLVPAVPSCQNKIIIFQVLSISAAFLLGISVIGKTSSPSVPSCPRTRLSPSPSS
- the LOC117780370 gene encoding uncharacterized protein LOC117780370, encoding MAQNTRNSDLSQIAVNANNIPDDSVDCGIIGLGWCRGPACQKYARLRTLIIVLLSSGLLQGACELYFRISAKQAAFQYGYNPLLVDWLLVSSGLFQAVFALGFAYWADVYHPIKWLVGTLMLQSVACVIAVIPP